Within the Micromonospora citrea genome, the region CCCCCGCTGGGCCGACCAGCGCAGCGTCTCGGCGTACTGGCCGAGGGCCGTGGGCACCCGGCGCAGGTGCGCGGCGAGGACCGCCCAGTCCCGCTCGCTGTCGCGTGGCAGGTTGTCGAAGACCTGCCGGACCAGGTGCACCGGCGTCGCCAGCGGGGCGAGCAGCCGGGTGGTGAAGCCCGCGTCGTAGAGGTCGACCTCGCTGGCCAGCCGGTCGGTCAGCGCGCCGGCGAGGGCCCGCTGGGCCGTGCCGTCGACAGCGGCGCCGGCCGCCGCCGCGGCGGTGCGGCGGGCCAGCTCCGCGCGGGCGGCGAAGCCGTCGGGGGAGAGGTCCGCGAAGTGCGACTCGGGCGTACGCCCCGCCGCCTCGGCGGCCTCCGGATCCAGCCCGGCGAGCACGTCGAGGTACCTGTCGGCGACCTCGACGATCGTGGTCATCGCGCGTCCCGCAGGCGGCCGTGGTCGTCGCGGTACGACACCCCGCCCTTGAGTACGGCGTGCAGGGTGCGCAGCGCGGACACCGAGCGGGTGGGGTCGTCGCGCAGGACCAGCAGGTCGGCGTGCTTGCCGACCTCGACGCTGCCGAGCGTGTCGGCCTGACCCAGCCACTGTGCGGGGCGGATGGTGGCGGACTTCAGCGCGTCGGCGACGGGCATCCCGGCGTCCACCATGAACTCCAGCTCCCGCACGGTGGCGGTCGTCTCGTCGTAGCCGGCGTGCGGCGGCATGTCGCTGCCCAGCGCGATCGGCACGCCGTTGCGGATGGCGTGCTGGAGGCTCTCCCAGTGCCGGGGCCCGGCCGACAGGGCGCGGTCCATCAGCCAGCCCGGCACGCCGGCGTCGCGGAAGAACTGCTCGCAGCGGCTGACCACGATGGTCGGCACGTACCAGACGCCGCGCTCGGCCATCAGCCGGGTCACCTCGTCGGTCAGCTCGTAGCCGTGCTCGACGCAGTCCAGGCCGAGTTCCACGGCACGGCGCACCGACTCGGCCGGGCCGGCGTGCGCGGTGACCTTGCGGCCCCAGTCGTGCGCCACCCGGATGACGGCCGCCAGCTCGTCGTCGAGCAGTTGGGGGGTGTCGATCGACTCGAACTCGCCGGCGATGCCGCCGGAGATGCACACCTTGATCAGGTCGGCGCCGGCGCGGATCTGCTGCCGGGTGAGCCGGCGGAACCCGTCCGCCCCGTCGGCCTCCAGGGCGTCGGCCTCCCAGCCGTGCCCGCCGGTGCAGCAGAGGGCGTGCCCGGCGGTGAAGATCCGTGGGCCGTCCACCGCGCCGCGCTCGATGCCCTTGCGCAGGGCGAAGTCGGCGTAGCGGCTCTCGCCGACGAGCCGGGCGGTGGTGACCCCGGAGTGCAGGGTCCGGCGCGCCGAGTCGGCCATCAGCAGCACCAGCTCGGCCAGGTTCGACCGGTGCACCTCGTCGCCGAAGTGGCCGGGCAGCCCGAGCGAGAGGTGCACGTGCATGTTGGTCAGGCCGGGCATGACGTGGTCGCCGTGCAGGTCGACCACCCGGGCGTCGCCCGCCTCGGTGAGGACGTCGTCGACCGGCCCGACGGCGCGGATCGTGCCGTCGGCGCCGACCCAGATGCCCTGGTCGCGCTGGAGGTCGTCCCGGACGCCGTCGTAGAGCGCGAGGTTGACCAGGACCTGTTCGGTGGGGATGTGCATGCGGAGTCCTCTACGCGGCGGGCACGGTGGTCGGCGCCACCGTGGGGTCGTTGAGCCAGCAGGCGGCGGTGCGGCCGCCGAGGTCGAGCGTGGGCGGCTGCTCGCCGCACGGCGCGAAGGCGTGCGGGCAGCGCGGCCGGAAGCGGCATCCGACCGGCGCGCTCGCCGGGTCGGGCACCTCCCCGGCGAGCGTCCTGGGCAGCTGCGGCTGCGCCGAGATCTGCGGCACCGCGTCGATCAGCGCCCGGCTGTACGGGTGCCGGGGTGCGCGCCACAGCTCGCGGGTGGGCGCGGTCTCGACGATGCGGCCCAGGTACATCACGGCCGTGACGTCGGCGATCTCGTGTACCAGGGAGAGGTCGTGCGAGATGAACAGCATGCCCATGTCCAGGTCCCGGACCAGCCCGACGAGCAGGTTGACCACCTGCGCCTGGGAGGAGGCGTCCAGCGCGGTGACCGGCTCGTCCGCGATGATCATCCGGGGTTCCGGCGCCAGCGCCCGGGCGATGGCGAGCCGCTGCCGCTGGCCGCCGGAGAACTGGTGCGGGTACCGCTCCGCGGCCCCGGCCGGCATGCCGACCCGGTCCAGCAGGTCGGCGACCCTCGCCCGGCGGGCGGCGCCGGTCACCGTGTCCGGCACCCCGTCGAGGAGCTGGGCGCCGATGGTGCGCCGGGGGTTCAGCGACGCGTACGGATTCTGGAAGACCATCTGGAGCCCGACCTCCGGCAGCGGCCGGCGCCGCCAGCCGAGCGGGGTGATCGGGCGGCCGGCGAACCGGATCGTCCCGGCGCTCGGCGCGGCCAGCCCGACCGCCACCCGGGCCAGCGACGACTTGCCGCAGCCGGACTCGCCGACCAGGCCGACGATCTGGCCGGGCGCCACCTCCAGGCTCACCCCGGCCACGGCCCGGACCGGCCCCCGGCCGCGCGGCTTGTACTCGACCTCGACGTCGCTGATCTCGAGCAGGTTGCCCGACCCGACCGGCTCGTTCATGCCGCCACCTCCAGGTGCGGACGGACCACGCAGGCCACCGACCGGTCGGTGCCGGCGGGGGACAGCGGGGGAGGCGCGGTGCCGCAGGACGGCTCGGCGTACCCGCACCGGGGTTGGAACGGACATCCGGGCGGGGCCTGCCCCGGCGCGGGCGGCCCGCCCGGGATGGGACGCAGCGTGCCGACGGACTGGGTGCCGTGCGGGCGGGCGCCGAGCAGCGCGGCCGTGTACGGGTGGCGCGGCGCGGTGAGCAGCGCCCCGGTGGGGCCGGTCTCCACCACGCGCCCGGCGTAGAAGACGTAGCCGCGGGTGGTGAGTGCGCTGAGCACCCCGAGGTCGTGGGTGATGAACGCGACGGCCAGCCCGGTCTCGGCGCGCAACTGCTCCAGCAGCGCCAGGATGCCGGCCTGCACCGTCACGTCGAGCGCGGTGGTCGGCTCGTCGGCGATCAGCAGCCGGGGGCGGGCGGCGAGGGCGATCGCGATGGCGGCCCGCTGCCGCATGCCGCCGGAGAACTGGTGCGGGTACGCCCGTACCGCCCGCTGCGGGTCGGGGATGCGGACCTGCTCGAGCAGCTCCACCGCCCGCCGGTCGGCCGCCCGCCGGTCCAGGCCCAGGTGGACCTGCATGTGTTCGGTGAGCTGCCGGCCGATCGTGAGCATCGGGTGCAGCGCGGCGGTGGGGTCCTGGAAGACCATCGCGATGCCGGCGCCGCGTACCTTCTGCCAGCGCTTCGTGTCCAGGCCGAGCAGCTCGGTGCCGGCGAAGCGGGCCGACCCGGTGACCTTGGCGCCGGCGGGCAGCAGCCCGAGCAGGGTCTGCGCGGTGAGGCTCTTGCCGCACCCGCTCTCCCCGGCGATGCCGACCATCTCGCCCTCGTCGACGGTGAACGACACGTCGTGCAGGATCGGCAGCGGCCCCGTGGGGCCGGGCAGGGTGACGGCCAGGGAGTCGACCTCGAGCAGGGGTGCCATCTCTCAACGTCCCTTCGCGTAGCGGGGGTCGATCCGGTCGCGCAGGGCGTCGCCGAGCACGTTGAAGGCCATCACCACGGTGAGGATGGCCAGACCGGGGAACACGCTGACCCACCACATGGAGAGGTCCTGCGAGCCGAGCGCCACCATCGAGCCCCACTCGGCGGCCGGCGGGCGGGGGCCGAGGCCGAGGAAGGACAGCGCCGACAGCAGCAGCACGGCGTTGCCGAGTTCCAGGGTGGCCAGCACGATGGCCGGGCCCACGCTGTTGGGCAGGACGTCGCGGCGCAGCGCGCGCAGCGGCCCGATGCCGAGCAGCCGGGCGGCGCTGAGGTAGTCCTCGCCGCGCATGGTCAGCACGGCGCTGCGGATGACCCGGGCGTAGACCGGCCAGGACACGATGACCAGCGCGAGGACGGCGTTGCGGGTGCTGGGCCCGAACGCGGCGGTCACCGCCATCGCCAGGATGATCTGCGGGAACGCGAAGACCAGGTCCGTCAGGCGCATCAGCGCCTCGTCGACGAACCGGCCCACGTAGCCTGCGACCAGGCCGAGCAGGCCGCCGATCAGCAGGGCGAGCGAGACGATGGCGAGCGCGAGCGGGATCGACAGGCGGGCGCCGTGGACCACCCGGCTAAAC harbors:
- a CDS encoding amidohydrolase family protein; the protein is MHIPTEQVLVNLALYDGVRDDLQRDQGIWVGADGTIRAVGPVDDVLTEAGDARVVDLHGDHVMPGLTNMHVHLSLGLPGHFGDEVHRSNLAELVLLMADSARRTLHSGVTTARLVGESRYADFALRKGIERGAVDGPRIFTAGHALCCTGGHGWEADALEADGADGFRRLTRQQIRAGADLIKVCISGGIAGEFESIDTPQLLDDELAAVIRVAHDWGRKVTAHAGPAESVRRAVELGLDCVEHGYELTDEVTRLMAERGVWYVPTIVVSRCEQFFRDAGVPGWLMDRALSAGPRHWESLQHAIRNGVPIALGSDMPPHAGYDETTATVRELEFMVDAGMPVADALKSATIRPAQWLGQADTLGSVEVGKHADLLVLRDDPTRSVSALRTLHAVLKGGVSYRDDHGRLRDAR
- a CDS encoding ABC transporter ATP-binding protein yields the protein MNEPVGSGNLLEISDVEVEYKPRGRGPVRAVAGVSLEVAPGQIVGLVGESGCGKSSLARVAVGLAAPSAGTIRFAGRPITPLGWRRRPLPEVGLQMVFQNPYASLNPRRTIGAQLLDGVPDTVTGAARRARVADLLDRVGMPAGAAERYPHQFSGGQRQRLAIARALAPEPRMIIADEPVTALDASSQAQVVNLLVGLVRDLDMGMLFISHDLSLVHEIADVTAVMYLGRIVETAPTRELWRAPRHPYSRALIDAVPQISAQPQLPRTLAGEVPDPASAPVGCRFRPRCPHAFAPCGEQPPTLDLGGRTAACWLNDPTVAPTTVPAA
- a CDS encoding ABC transporter ATP-binding protein; protein product: MAPLLEVDSLAVTLPGPTGPLPILHDVSFTVDEGEMVGIAGESGCGKSLTAQTLLGLLPAGAKVTGSARFAGTELLGLDTKRWQKVRGAGIAMVFQDPTAALHPMLTIGRQLTEHMQVHLGLDRRAADRRAVELLEQVRIPDPQRAVRAYPHQFSGGMRQRAAIAIALAARPRLLIADEPTTALDVTVQAGILALLEQLRAETGLAVAFITHDLGVLSALTTRGYVFYAGRVVETGPTGALLTAPRHPYTAALLGARPHGTQSVGTLRPIPGGPPAPGQAPPGCPFQPRCGYAEPSCGTAPPPLSPAGTDRSVACVVRPHLEVAA
- a CDS encoding ABC transporter permease; protein product: MTTLAPDPVAPDPKATDALARRRFLGRLRGRSTGRPIWRQPIAVAALVILGGWLLVALFAPVVAPYDPLAQSPDAYAPPSGTHWFGTDSLGRDVFSRVVHGARLSIPLALAIVSLALLIGGLLGLVAGYVGRFVDEALMRLTDLVFAFPQIILAMAVTAAFGPSTRNAVLALVIVSWPVYARVIRSAVLTMRGEDYLSAARLLGIGPLRALRRDVLPNSVGPAIVLATLELGNAVLLLSALSFLGLGPRPPAAEWGSMVALGSQDLSMWWVSVFPGLAILTVVMAFNVLGDALRDRIDPRYAKGR